A stretch of the Oceanicola sp. D3 genome encodes the following:
- a CDS encoding AAA family ATPase translates to MTLPALHLSDDQAQAWDTLSDVLRRHGVDLDNETTTPMAEGKGSVTAVMGKAGSGKTLLLARLADALAEAGVDVISGDWEGKPRKDRRTLAILAPTNKAASVLRNRGVAATTIHRILYTPVYDPEYERIAEWLAGQGERPEPMEGLTEAALDRAFAVYQTHKSVPAALASAGLRGSDFITGWKRREEPLDIGFIDESSMLSDDQFEDLREIFQALVLFGDPAQLAPVKQSGNMVFDRLPEKRRLELHRIHRQADDNPILDLAHALADPALSFQDFEQMVADKARADDRVVMAERVEAALMARSPVLVWRNNTRIRLIHAFRAAYHAPPDALLPGEPLICDGIELPMKHRKKRLDLEARGLIKGAQVVYLGPGKKAGFSKLHVIGAEQPQVSAASIVKIELPDEEEPFIPYAARMGATFLHGAAVTIHKAQGSQWPSVQVFAPDLFVAARMGREEAGQPLWKRLAYVAITRAEERLLWCTRNRLARPTEPLTTADLEAPVAPLTLEAEAPE, encoded by the coding sequence ATGACCCTCCCCGCACTCCACCTGTCCGACGATCAGGCCCAAGCCTGGGATACCCTGTCCGATGTGCTGCGTCGCCACGGTGTCGATCTCGATAACGAGACAACGACCCCAATGGCCGAGGGCAAGGGCAGCGTGACGGCGGTGATGGGCAAGGCCGGCTCGGGCAAAACCCTGCTGCTCGCCCGGCTGGCCGATGCGCTGGCCGAAGCCGGGGTGGATGTGATCTCGGGCGATTGGGAGGGCAAACCCCGCAAGGATCGCCGCACCCTCGCCATCCTCGCCCCCACCAACAAGGCCGCCTCGGTGCTCCGCAATCGCGGCGTCGCGGCCACCACCATCCACCGCATCCTCTACACGCCGGTCTATGACCCCGAGTATGAACGCATCGCTGAATGGCTGGCAGGGCAGGGTGAGCGCCCCGAGCCGATGGAAGGCCTGACAGAGGCCGCGCTGGACCGCGCCTTTGCCGTCTATCAAACCCACAAATCGGTGCCCGCCGCGCTGGCCTCCGCCGGCCTTCGCGGCTCCGACTTCATCACCGGCTGGAAGCGCCGCGAAGAGCCGCTCGATATCGGCTTCATCGACGAAAGCTCCATGCTCTCGGATGATCAATTCGAAGACCTGCGCGAGATCTTTCAGGCGCTGGTCCTCTTCGGCGACCCGGCCCAGCTCGCGCCGGTCAAGCAATCGGGCAACATGGTCTTCGACCGCCTGCCCGAAAAGCGCCGTCTCGAACTGCACCGCATCCACCGGCAGGCCGATGACAACCCCATTCTAGACCTCGCCCACGCGCTTGCCGATCCCGCCCTGTCCTTTCAGGACTTCGAGCAGATGGTGGCCGACAAGGCCCGTGCCGACGACCGCGTGGTGATGGCCGAGCGGGTCGAGGCCGCGCTCATGGCCCGCTCTCCCGTGCTGGTCTGGCGCAACAACACCCGCATCCGCCTCATCCACGCCTTCCGCGCCGCCTACCACGCTCCGCCTGACGCGCTGCTGCCCGGCGAGCCGCTGATCTGCGATGGGATCGAGCTGCCAATGAAGCACCGCAAAAAGCGGCTCGACCTTGAGGCGCGTGGCTTGATCAAGGGCGCACAGGTCGTCTACCTCGGGCCGGGCAAGAAGGCGGGTTTCTCCAAGCTCCACGTCATCGGGGCCGAGCAACCGCAGGTCTCTGCGGCTTCCATCGTAAAAATCGAACTGCCCGACGAGGAAGAGCCCTTCATCCCCTACGCCGCCCGCATGGGCGCGACCTTCCTGCATGGGGCGGCGGTGACGATCCACAAGGCGCAGGGGTCACAATGGCCCTCCGTTCAGGTCTTCGCCCCCGATCTCTTCGTCGCCGCCCGCATGGGCCGCGAAGAGGCCGGCCAACCGCTGTGGAAACGCCTCGCCTACGTGGCCATCACCCGCGCCGAAGAGCGGCTTCTGTGGTGCACCCGCAACCGCCTCGCCCGGCCCACCGAGCCGCTCACCACGGCAGATCTTGAGGCCCCCGTGGCCCCGCTTACGCTGGAGGCGGAAGCGCCGGAGTAA
- the rodA gene encoding rod shape-determining protein RodA has translation MSYLEYNRETVPTGLSKVLYINWALVVLLVAVCSVGFLMLFSVAGGTLSPWAEPQMKRFALGLVLMFLVAMVPIYFWRNLALLAYLGSLLLLVFVELFGDIGMGAQRWIDLGFMRLQPSEVAKITLVMLLAAYYDWLDVGKTSRPLWVVLPVLIILVPTALVLRQPDLGTALLLVVGGAMVMFCAGVHWLYFGVVFASGAGLVTAVLASRGTAWQLLKDYQYRRIDTFLDPESDPLGAGYHITQSKIALGSGGWTGRGLMEGTQSRLNFLPEKHTDFIFTTLAEEFGFVGGVSLLLLYVLIIVFCVASALKNRDRFSSLLTLGIAGTFFLFFAVNMSMVMGLAPVVGVPLPLVSYGGSAMIVLLGAFGLVQSAHVHRPRGRG, from the coding sequence GTGAGCTATCTTGAATACAACCGCGAGACGGTGCCGACCGGCCTGAGCAAGGTGCTCTACATCAACTGGGCGCTGGTGGTGCTGCTTGTGGCCGTGTGCTCCGTGGGCTTCCTGATGCTCTTCTCGGTGGCCGGGGGCACGCTGAGCCCTTGGGCGGAGCCGCAGATGAAGCGCTTTGCCCTTGGCCTCGTGCTGATGTTTCTTGTGGCGATGGTGCCGATTTACTTTTGGCGCAACCTGGCCTTGCTGGCCTATCTCGGATCGCTGCTGCTGCTCGTGTTCGTTGAACTTTTTGGCGATATCGGGATGGGGGCGCAGCGCTGGATCGACCTTGGGTTCATGCGGCTTCAGCCATCGGAGGTGGCCAAGATCACCCTCGTGATGCTGCTTGCGGCTTATTACGACTGGCTGGACGTGGGCAAGACATCGCGGCCACTCTGGGTGGTTTTGCCAGTGCTGATCATCCTCGTGCCAACGGCGCTGGTGCTGCGCCAGCCCGACCTTGGCACCGCGCTGCTGCTTGTCGTCGGCGGGGCGATGGTGATGTTTTGCGCCGGGGTGCACTGGCTTTACTTCGGCGTGGTCTTCGCCTCGGGGGCGGGGCTTGTGACGGCGGTTCTGGCCTCACGCGGGACGGCGTGGCAGCTGCTCAAGGACTATCAGTATCGCCGGATCGACACCTTCCTCGATCCGGAGTCCGACCCGTTGGGAGCGGGCTATCACATCACCCAATCCAAGATCGCCCTCGGCTCGGGCGGATGGACAGGGCGCGGGTTGATGGAGGGCACGCAGAGTCGGCTCAACTTTTTGCCCGAGAAACATACAGACTTCATCTTCACCACGCTGGCCGAGGAGTTTGGCTTTGTCGGGGGCGTGTCGCTGTTGCTGCTTTACGTGCTGATCATCGTGTTCTGCGTGGCCTCGGCGCTGAAGAACCGCGACCGGTTTTCGTCCCTGCTGACGCTGGGGATTGCGGGGACGTTCTTTTTGTTCTTCGCGGTCAACATGAGCATGGTGATGGGCCTCGCACCGGTGGTGGGCGTGCCTTTGCCGCTGGTGAGCTATGGCGGCTCGGCGATGATCGTGCTGCTGGGGGCCTTTGGGCTGGTGCAGAGCGCGCATGTGCATCGACCGCGAGGGCGCGGATAG
- a CDS encoding glyoxylate/hydroxypyruvate reductase A, whose translation MTLNILFSARPTFWKQYEAPLPRALAEAGIDAQVFQPGDVAAEDVDYIVFAPNGPVEDFAPFTRAKAALSLWAGVEQIVGNDTLAMPLARMVDTSLTEGMVEWVTGQVLRHHLGIDRHIVNPEHEWKFVIPPLARDRVVTVLGTGALGTACAEALVALNFRVRGWSRSEKQIAGVESFSGDAGLMAALEGAEIVVLLLPDTPATENVMGARAFAAMAEGGCVINPGRGPLIDDAALVAALDSGQLAHATLDVFREEPLPEGHPFWAHPKVTVTAHTASETRPWSASQSVAENIRRAEAGEPLIGLVDRGAGY comes from the coding sequence ATGACCCTGAATATTCTCTTCTCCGCCCGCCCGACCTTCTGGAAGCAATACGAAGCCCCCCTGCCCCGCGCCTTGGCCGAGGCCGGGATTGACGCGCAGGTGTTTCAACCCGGCGACGTGGCGGCGGAGGATGTGGATTACATCGTTTTTGCGCCCAATGGCCCGGTAGAGGATTTTGCGCCCTTCACCCGCGCCAAGGCCGCCTTGAGCCTTTGGGCCGGTGTGGAGCAGATCGTGGGCAACGACACGCTGGCGATGCCTCTGGCGCGGATGGTGGACACTTCGCTGACCGAGGGCATGGTGGAATGGGTGACGGGGCAGGTGCTGCGCCACCATCTCGGGATCGACCGGCATATCGTGAACCCCGAACATGAGTGGAAATTCGTGATCCCGCCACTGGCGCGTGACCGGGTGGTGACGGTCTTGGGCACAGGTGCCTTGGGCACGGCCTGCGCCGAGGCGCTGGTGGCGCTGAACTTCAGGGTCAGGGGCTGGTCGCGGAGCGAAAAGCAGATTGCCGGGGTTGAGAGCTTTTCGGGCGATGCGGGCTTGATGGCGGCCTTGGAGGGCGCCGAGATTGTGGTGCTGCTATTGCCCGACACGCCCGCAACGGAGAATGTGATGGGCGCGCGCGCCTTTGCGGCGATGGCGGAGGGGGGATGTGTGATCAACCCCGGGCGCGGGCCGCTGATTGACGATGCGGCGCTTGTTGCAGCGCTGGACTCCGGGCAGCTGGCCCATGCGACGCTGGATGTGTTTCGCGAGGAGCCGTTGCCGGAGGGGCACCCGTTTTGGGCGCACCCCAAGGTAACGGTGACGGCGCATACAGCCTCGGAAACACGGCCATGGAGTGCGAGCCAGTCGGTTGCGGAGAATATCCGCCGGGCTGAGGCCGGGGAGCCGTTGATTGGCTTGGTGGATCGGGGCGCGGGGTACTGA